A genomic stretch from Candidatus Brocadiaceae bacterium includes:
- a CDS encoding EAL domain-containing protein, with the protein MILNSKQFQEEYAQETLALQLRGITIGNYTAMVCLPLFNVLDFFLIPGQQVFFLELRLLSTAILGAGILFAKIRVDFVKRHLFAFTYFSAIITTIPIIVMIKFYKGHESPYYVGLILIITCTSLIIPWSIVQGGIVYGTIYAGYLGCIFIFDDIIHWSLFINNNFFLSSFILFSLLSLYIQEINRKKEFLTRIELRKANITIKSAYDKLEQLDKLKTNFFSNVSHEIRTPLTLIMGPLQNLLVEPVVQANSKVQQHLKIMLKNAKILYQLLSDLLDFSKLESGKASLSLEVMSLTAQIHEIISSFASAAENKKITIFFKNECNIPLLQYDPYKMERVLYNLLSNAIKFTPSGGEIIVNLKKEEGDLKISVKDTGIGIQPEEQKRIFDRFCQADEGSKRQHGGTGIGLSLVKEFTELHGGTVRVDSEPGKGSVFTVKLPYESLIIPEKRNNDSDVRVTEFLHKPQMVVSPSFEKQNKEIMPIEKKTPSVQSRRQAFTRQQILVIEDNSDIADYINSILSPYFTVITAENGQEGYETACNLKPDLILSDWMMPLKTGVEVCREVKDNKELARIPFVLLTSKAETEAKVDALESGADDYLTKPFDKKELLARIANLLKSRDFEIQLQKKNIFLAHYDTLTKLPNRRLFINHLTQSLSQARFAKQQVAIAYIHLDRFAIFNKTLGYAAGDLILQAVAEHLTKCARAEDFLARLEGGDFIVMFLGDSKVENIDKIIQNIIRNVTEMHYSLNGHKVTLTTSIGLSIFPTDGEDSEILLNGANIALNRAKEEGGNTYRFYKEEMNKQLMERFVLETHLRRALQKGEFLVYYQPKVDIRKGCIIGAEALVRWKHQEWGLLNPSKFIPLAEELGLVSKINEWVLLTACKQNKAWQQAGLPPIQVSVNLSSQQFSEENLIAYSERVLKATDLDIKYLDFEVTESSAMKNAHQACAILHKLKTMGASISIDDFGTGYSSLSYLQGFPIHTVKIDQSFIRDMNKSRESKSIVIAIVAMVHSLGLKVVAEGVEDEEQLAFLRSINCDAIQGYLFSQPIPAVKFGNLLAGGKCLSLL; encoded by the coding sequence ATGATATTGAACAGCAAACAGTTCCAGGAAGAATACGCCCAGGAAACCCTGGCATTGCAACTCAGAGGAATAACCATTGGCAACTATACGGCAATGGTATGCCTTCCCCTGTTTAATGTTTTAGACTTTTTTCTTATTCCCGGGCAACAGGTGTTTTTTCTTGAGTTAAGGCTCCTTAGTACTGCCATTCTGGGGGCAGGAATTCTTTTTGCAAAAATCAGAGTAGATTTTGTAAAACGACATTTATTCGCATTTACTTACTTTTCCGCAATTATAACGACTATACCTATAATAGTCATGATCAAATTTTATAAAGGCCATGAAAGTCCTTATTATGTGGGATTGATATTGATTATAACCTGTACGAGTTTGATAATTCCTTGGAGTATTGTTCAGGGGGGGATAGTGTATGGTACTATTTATGCCGGATACCTTGGGTGTATTTTTATTTTTGATGACATCATTCACTGGTCTCTTTTTATCAACAACAACTTTTTCCTGTCGAGTTTTATCCTTTTTTCTTTATTAAGCCTTTATATACAGGAGATAAACAGAAAAAAAGAGTTTTTGACCAGGATTGAGCTAAGGAAAGCGAACATTACCATTAAGTCCGCTTACGATAAGCTAGAGCAGCTTGATAAACTCAAGACAAATTTCTTCTCCAATGTAAGTCACGAGATTAGAACTCCACTGACTCTCATCATGGGACCGTTGCAAAATCTTCTTGTAGAACCTGTTGTGCAGGCTAACAGCAAGGTACAGCAGCACCTGAAAATCATGCTGAAAAATGCAAAAATACTCTATCAGCTCTTGAGCGATCTTCTCGATTTTTCAAAGCTTGAGTCTGGTAAAGCAAGTCTGAGCCTTGAGGTGATGAGTTTAACGGCCCAGATACATGAAATTATTTCCTCCTTTGCCTCTGCGGCAGAAAACAAAAAAATAACTATCTTTTTTAAGAATGAGTGCAATATCCCTCTTCTGCAATACGATCCCTATAAAATGGAGAGGGTCCTCTATAATCTCTTGTCTAATGCCATCAAGTTTACTCCTTCAGGAGGGGAAATAATTGTGAATTTAAAAAAAGAGGAAGGGGATTTGAAAATAAGTGTCAAAGATACTGGTATCGGGATACAGCCTGAAGAGCAGAAAAGGATCTTTGATCGATTTTGTCAGGCAGATGAAGGTTCCAAACGTCAACACGGTGGAACGGGAATAGGTTTATCTCTCGTTAAAGAATTTACAGAACTTCACGGAGGAACTGTCCGGGTCGATAGCGAACCGGGGAAAGGATCCGTTTTTACTGTAAAACTGCCGTATGAGTCTTTGATAATACCAGAAAAGCGGAACAATGATTCTGATGTAAGAGTGACAGAGTTTCTACACAAGCCACAAATGGTTGTTTCTCCCTCTTTTGAGAAACAAAACAAAGAGATAATGCCTATAGAGAAAAAGACTCCGTCTGTCCAGTCTCGGCGGCAGGCTTTTACCCGTCAACAGATACTCGTTATAGAAGATAACAGTGATATAGCTGATTATATAAATTCTATACTCTCTCCTTATTTTACTGTCATTACTGCTGAAAATGGACAGGAGGGATATGAAACCGCCTGCAATTTGAAACCTGATTTAATTCTTTCTGATTGGATGATGCCGCTAAAGACAGGGGTAGAGGTTTGCAGGGAAGTAAAAGACAATAAAGAGCTGGCGCGTATTCCTTTTGTACTCTTGACATCCAAGGCTGAAACGGAAGCAAAGGTAGATGCGTTGGAATCGGGAGCAGATGATTATCTCACCAAACCTTTTGACAAAAAAGAGCTGCTGGCAAGAATCGCAAATCTTTTAAAAAGCCGTGATTTTGAAATACAGCTTCAGAAGAAAAATATATTCCTTGCGCATTATGATACTTTGACGAAGCTACCCAACCGTAGGTTGTTTATCAATCACTTGACTCAGTCTCTTTCACAGGCACGTTTTGCAAAACAACAAGTGGCTATTGCGTACATTCATCTAGACCGCTTCGCAATCTTTAATAAAACGCTTGGCTATGCTGCCGGAGATCTCATATTGCAAGCTGTCGCTGAGCATCTCACCAAGTGTGCGCGTGCGGAAGATTTTCTTGCACGACTGGAAGGAGGAGACTTTATAGTAATGTTTCTGGGAGATTCCAAAGTGGAAAATATTGATAAAATAATACAGAACATTATAAGAAATGTGACAGAGATGCATTATTCCCTGAATGGTCATAAAGTTACTCTTACCACAAGTATTGGCCTGAGTATTTTTCCTACTGACGGTGAAGATTCGGAAATATTATTGAACGGCGCAAACATTGCTCTAAACCGTGCAAAAGAAGAAGGTGGAAATACCTATCGGTTCTACAAAGAGGAAATGAATAAACAATTAATGGAACGATTTGTGCTTGAAACACATTTGCGGCGTGCACTGCAAAAGGGAGAGTTTCTCGTCTACTATCAGCCAAAAGTGGATATCAGAAAAGGTTGTATTATTGGAGCGGAAGCCTTAGTGCGATGGAAGCATCAGGAATGGGGATTGTTGAATCCTTCAAAATTTATTCCGCTTGCAGAAGAGCTCGGGCTTGTTTCAAAGATAAATGAATGGGTTCTGCTTACTGCCTGCAAACAAAATAAGGCCTGGCAACAGGCAGGATTACCACCCATACAGGTATCAGTTAACCTTTCAAGCCAACAGTTTTCTGAAGAGAACCTGATTGCATACTCAGAACGCGTACTAAAGGCGACAGATCTGGATATAAAATATTTGGATTTTGAAGTTACTGAAAGCAGTGCAATGAAAAATGCTCATCAAGCATGTGCTATTTTGCATAAACTGAAAACAATGGGAGCCAGTATATCGATTGATGATTTTGGTACAGGTTATTCATCGTTAAGCTATCTTCAAGGCTTTCCAATTCATACCGTTAAGATAGATCAATCATTTATACGTGATATGAATAAAAGCCGGGAAAGCAAGTCAATTGTTATTGCAATTGTTGCTATGGTACACAGTCTTGGGCTCAAAGTGGTTGCTGAGGGCGTCGAAGATGAAGAACAACTCGCATTCCTACGTTCTATCAATTGCGATGCGATACAAGGTTATTTATTTAGTCAGCCAATTCCTGCGGTAAAGTTTGGTAATCTGCTGGCAGGAGGTAAATGTTTGTCGCTTTTGTAA
- a CDS encoding gamma-glutamyl-gamma-aminobutyrate hydrolase family protein, translating into MKPIIGINCDYDEKGKMPYSFLYRNYYEAIKSAGGIPVLLPIINNKGDAALLLKNIGGLLLTGGDDIPSHHYGAETHETSVPVHPDKYFSDSTILMTAIRHKKPILSICYGTQLVNVCLGGSLIQDIPSEISGASIHKDAQNEQHSHPITIEKNSLLYKIVGKDCVRVNSTHHQAIKDLGKGLKATAHSADGVIEAIELEGDPFLLGVQWHPEGMRKDPSQKALFETLTRTSR; encoded by the coding sequence ATGAAACCCATTATTGGCATCAACTGCGATTACGATGAAAAGGGGAAAATGCCATACTCTTTTCTCTACAGGAATTACTATGAGGCTATTAAAAGTGCGGGAGGTATTCCTGTTTTACTACCGATCATAAACAACAAAGGAGACGCGGCGCTTCTTTTGAAAAATATTGGAGGGTTACTCCTGACCGGAGGAGATGACATTCCCTCTCACCACTATGGAGCGGAAACGCATGAAACAAGCGTACCCGTTCATCCAGACAAATATTTCTCAGACAGTACCATTCTCATGACCGCCATACGGCATAAGAAACCCATTTTATCGATATGCTATGGCACACAACTTGTTAATGTGTGCCTGGGCGGTTCGCTCATTCAGGATATTCCTTCAGAAATTTCTGGGGCCTCTATTCATAAAGACGCACAAAACGAACAGCACTCCCATCCCATAACAATAGAAAAAAACTCTCTTTTGTATAAAATCGTTGGGAAGGATTGTGTCAGGGTAAATAGTACACACCACCAGGCAATTAAGGATCTGGGCAAAGGTTTGAAGGCTACTGCGCATTCAGCAGATGGTGTCATTGAGGCCATTGAGCTGGAAGGAGATCCCTTTCTCTTAGGTGTTCAGTGGCATCCTGAAGGTATGAGAAAGGACCCATCTCAGAAGGCCTTATTCGAAACACTGACGCGTACATCAAGATAA
- a CDS encoding 2-oxoacid:acceptor oxidoreductase family protein: MIRVRFHGRGGQGAKVASRVLGTAAFYENYYAQDCPLYGAERRGAPIAAFTRISREPILERGVITYPDLVIVMDETLLRDPLAIPLSGLEKRGIVFINTSCDSSKVKAQYEITAQVIVLDLTKTGLDMLGKPILSALAGGVASRIIGLKEDSLKQSVEKEISEITADRDIIQKNIEASLCCFHEIRPIKINTADSVCERNYMCDVPFEAAKISSPAIYATGNTRMRNTGNWRVFKPVWDYDICTKCMVCVNRCPDGCILVNEEGFPYADYENCKGCLICVEECPVNAIASVREVHAW, translated from the coding sequence GTGATCAGGGTAAGATTTCACGGCAGGGGTGGTCAGGGTGCAAAGGTTGCAAGTAGGGTGCTTGGAACAGCCGCATTTTATGAAAACTACTATGCTCAGGATTGTCCGCTTTATGGAGCTGAAAGGAGAGGCGCTCCCATAGCAGCATTTACGCGTATCTCTCGGGAACCTATCCTTGAGAGAGGTGTCATTACGTATCCAGATCTTGTCATCGTTATGGATGAAACTCTTCTGAGAGATCCACTTGCAATCCCTTTATCAGGACTAGAGAAGCGAGGTATTGTTTTTATCAATACTTCCTGTGACTCTTCGAAAGTAAAAGCGCAATATGAGATTACCGCGCAAGTTATTGTTTTGGATCTGACGAAAACCGGGCTTGACATGTTGGGGAAGCCTATCCTTAGCGCCCTTGCAGGAGGAGTTGCTTCGAGAATAATTGGACTTAAGGAGGATTCGTTGAAACAGTCTGTTGAAAAGGAAATTTCTGAGATAACCGCAGACAGGGATATTATACAAAAAAATATAGAAGCGTCGTTGTGCTGTTTTCATGAGATTCGACCGATAAAAATAAATACTGCTGATTCCGTTTGCGAAAGAAATTATATGTGTGATGTACCATTCGAGGCTGCAAAGATTTCGAGCCCGGCAATATATGCAACGGGAAACACTCGGATGAGAAATACGGGAAATTGGCGTGTATTTAAGCCAGTCTGGGATTATGATATTTGTACTAAATGTATGGTTTGTGTTAACAGGTGTCCTGATGGCTGTATTCTTGTGAATGAAGAGGGTTTTCCTTATGCGGATTATGAAAATTGTAAAGGTTGTTTGATATGTGTTGAGGAGTGTCCTGTCAATGCTATTGCAAGCGTACGTGAGGTACATGCTTGGTAA
- a CDS encoding methyltransferase domain-containing protein has translation MPEKRLFPRITCEFPVYDHSYNYIGKSVNICFGGLQIESSSQVFQRLNVERTIHFPLKNCEELVEATVVPLRVENKGTDLLVIGFSFRELPPKSEELVCHYIINSLWEKSVMPSGGEGGIQERRWSKLTDKEEILEIFAVIAKTGTVFYCFQDESETVLPLTFLKVEQGNLFFQSDAKSLYAQLHDDSATYLAVNLGFSGYILSTDKHTVKGNTIILPLPEILYCCNRRTEKRENVNDQNMFVSIPIPYPPGTNLHRKVIDVSNKGLAFFNPLKEIYFLPGTPIGNFKVRGKREFVTKAEIRHITPIENGGNVSGLKVGVFFPEKTASFLTGQVKKPTSGAVTRFAKTGSDVFKDVMHLMRGFAVQGMYLTRKGMSVGARRKSMLSPRVDIIRIKNKSNEEIVGILNTTWEGEEKRSSNVLIIPPAFGRRKESTGPLAFALIENFKRMGEDLVIIRYDGINNLGESYKEPAYRQAGREAVGMTLSQACKDLSSVVSYARNNDRFTLNKLVLLTFSVASVPVRRLLAQNALGDVSLWIVGMGVPGLQEVLKNIAGGIDYIDNLAKKKYCGEVNIMGVTVDQSVFCTDVLENKMASMDDAIAEMKQISTPVNWIVGENDAWIESSQVELLLHAHKEGKGNVHMLKMGHVPLNGFDAIRLFRTILDILCDSLLQKKITPVFPMPGQIEDVRIREWDRTPRYPLVNPENYWAGYLMGEEEEDDGYDALTVCEDYINFLECEYRALDIGKDHKVADIGCGTGNFGEIVVKYSLNANKPLPDLTLVDFVPEAMEKARTKYQALLGEKSKNFITCHLCDLEINRLIPVKQFLEGQFFSLDKLKCKINGLYDDTIELWKCHYSDMLHQILRGRPLGNVETQYLKETFSTEEINFIKDMNLAARFLTGNVCDEDFYQTEESIKGEVTTNMLKFHALDFGNSGLNFSLPFTDNQFDRILSSLVLSYLKNPDVTFAEFVRCLKPGGRLVISSMKPDTDLSTIYLKLLQTVSQSDKYPEEKKSRLLNSIRKLGNSVGFLLTLVEECQFRFFSKEELLNFAHSNNLKEVELIESYGKPPQAFILSGVK, from the coding sequence ATGCCTGAGAAAAGATTATTTCCCAGAATTACATGCGAGTTTCCCGTTTATGATCATTCTTATAATTATATTGGCAAATCAGTAAATATTTGCTTTGGGGGACTTCAAATAGAAAGCTCTTCCCAGGTGTTCCAGCGTTTGAATGTTGAGAGGACGATACATTTCCCCTTAAAAAACTGTGAGGAGTTGGTTGAAGCAACAGTAGTTCCATTACGGGTGGAAAATAAGGGAACGGACCTATTGGTAATAGGCTTTTCATTTAGAGAACTTCCTCCTAAGTCAGAAGAGTTGGTATGTCACTATATAATTAATTCTCTCTGGGAGAAGTCTGTTATGCCTTCGGGCGGTGAAGGTGGCATTCAAGAGAGACGGTGGTCAAAACTCACTGATAAAGAAGAAATTTTAGAAATTTTTGCCGTTATTGCTAAGACCGGCACAGTATTTTATTGCTTTCAAGATGAAAGCGAAACCGTTTTGCCGTTGACGTTTTTAAAGGTAGAACAGGGAAATCTTTTCTTTCAATCAGATGCCAAATCTTTGTACGCACAACTTCATGACGATAGTGCGACTTACCTGGCTGTTAATTTGGGATTTTCTGGCTATATATTGTCGACGGATAAGCATACTGTTAAAGGAAATACCATAATTCTTCCTTTGCCAGAAATACTCTATTGTTGTAACAGAAGGACTGAGAAAAGGGAAAATGTAAATGATCAGAATATGTTCGTAAGTATCCCTATACCTTATCCACCGGGCACTAACTTGCACAGAAAGGTGATTGATGTCAGTAATAAGGGTTTGGCATTCTTTAATCCCTTAAAGGAGATCTATTTTCTACCGGGAACTCCGATTGGAAATTTCAAGGTCAGAGGTAAGAGAGAATTTGTTACGAAGGCTGAAATACGTCATATTACACCAATTGAAAATGGCGGTAATGTGTCAGGTCTGAAAGTCGGGGTGTTTTTCCCTGAAAAAACTGCCAGTTTTTTAACTGGACAGGTAAAAAAACCAACCAGTGGCGCAGTAACCCGTTTTGCAAAGACCGGTAGCGATGTCTTTAAAGACGTGATGCATCTCATGAGAGGATTTGCGGTACAGGGTATGTATTTAACGAGGAAAGGCATGTCTGTCGGAGCACGAAGGAAAAGTATGCTTTCTCCGAGGGTTGATATTATACGCATAAAAAATAAAAGCAATGAAGAGATTGTAGGAATTTTAAATACTACCTGGGAAGGGGAAGAAAAACGGAGTTCCAACGTTCTTATTATTCCACCTGCCTTTGGAAGGAGGAAGGAATCTACGGGGCCATTGGCCTTTGCCTTGATTGAGAACTTTAAGAGAATGGGAGAGGACCTGGTAATCATCAGGTATGATGGCATCAATAATCTTGGAGAAAGTTACAAGGAACCTGCTTATAGGCAGGCAGGCCGTGAAGCCGTCGGTATGACCCTGTCGCAGGCATGCAAAGATCTAAGCTCTGTTGTGTCGTATGCCAGGAACAATGACCGTTTTACGTTGAATAAGCTTGTTTTGCTCACTTTTAGTGTTGCTTCCGTGCCGGTAAGAAGACTTCTTGCGCAGAATGCACTGGGCGATGTAAGCTTGTGGATCGTAGGAATGGGAGTTCCTGGGCTTCAAGAAGTGCTGAAGAATATTGCTGGCGGTATCGACTACATTGATAATTTGGCTAAAAAAAAATATTGTGGTGAAGTTAACATTATGGGTGTCACCGTTGATCAATCTGTTTTTTGCACTGATGTCTTGGAAAATAAAATGGCTTCAATGGATGATGCCATTGCGGAGATGAAACAAATATCAACTCCTGTTAACTGGATTGTAGGTGAGAATGATGCCTGGATAGAATCCTCCCAGGTTGAATTGCTTTTACATGCCCACAAAGAAGGGAAAGGCAATGTACATATGCTGAAAATGGGTCATGTGCCTCTGAATGGATTTGATGCCATACGATTGTTCAGAACTATCCTTGATATTCTTTGTGATAGTTTGCTTCAGAAAAAGATTACGCCTGTCTTCCCAATGCCTGGCCAGATTGAGGATGTTCGAATTCGCGAATGGGACAGAACACCCAGGTATCCTCTCGTCAATCCAGAAAATTATTGGGCTGGATATCTTATGGGAGAGGAGGAAGAAGACGATGGCTATGATGCCCTGACAGTATGTGAAGATTACATAAACTTTTTAGAGTGTGAGTACAGGGCATTGGATATTGGAAAAGATCATAAAGTTGCTGACATAGGATGTGGTACCGGTAACTTTGGAGAGATTGTCGTCAAGTATTCTTTGAATGCTAACAAACCTCTTCCCGATTTGACTCTTGTTGATTTTGTGCCTGAGGCAATGGAGAAGGCCAGGACCAAATACCAGGCGCTCCTGGGTGAGAAAAGTAAAAACTTCATTACCTGTCATTTATGCGACCTTGAGATTAACCGTCTGATCCCGGTTAAACAATTTCTGGAGGGACAGTTTTTCAGCCTTGATAAATTGAAGTGTAAAATCAATGGTCTTTATGATGACACTATAGAACTCTGGAAGTGTCATTACTCTGATATGTTACATCAAATCTTGCGAGGTAGGCCTTTAGGAAATGTCGAAACTCAATACCTGAAGGAAACATTTTCCACAGAGGAAATCAACTTTATTAAGGATATGAATCTTGCGGCACGTTTTCTAACCGGAAATGTCTGTGACGAGGATTTCTACCAAACGGAAGAATCGATTAAGGGAGAGGTTACCACCAATATGCTCAAGTTTCATGCCCTTGATTTTGGGAATAGTGGTCTGAACTTTTCTCTCCCCTTTACGGATAACCAGTTTGATAGGATTTTGTCGAGTCTTGTGCTCTCCTATTTGAAAAACCCCGATGTCACTTTTGCTGAGTTTGTTCGTTGCCTGAAGCCGGGAGGGAGACTGGTTATCTCTTCAATGAAGCCTGACACTGATCTGTCTACCATTTACCTGAAACTTCTCCAAACGGTATCTCAATCGGATAAATATCCCGAAGAAAAAAAATCACGTCTCTTGAACTCAATCAGGAAATTGGGCAATTCAGTGGGGTTTTTGCTGACACTTGTAGAGGAGTGTCAATTTCGTTTTTTCTCGAAAGAGGAATTATTGAATTTTGCTCATTCAAATAACCTGAAAGAGGTAGAGTTAATAGAGTCTTATGGCAAGCCGCCTCAGGCCTTTATTCTGTCTGGTGTTAAATGA
- a CDS encoding B12-binding domain-containing radical SAM protein has protein sequence MISLIEPKAKFHIGQVSKKIPIQGPQIISTILKAKGFKTEIHSEHQRPLPLNKIINHSSIIFISINIYNSIRGYEIARRIKEVKNIPIVFGGLHAILFPDEAINFGDYVIKGEAEETIVPILENIKYRTPEKSLGLVYKKNGKVFHTPDAAPPNNINVLPDYAAVQGYKKTINNRFDHFALLSASRGCPYTCQYCGIIKGFGNKVRYKDADFVVKELKAVLDFHRKWWLRKPFINVVWFTDDYFFADRQKAGEILTAIIKSGIRTNIVMQSRVEIGKDLEMLKLFKEAGGYRLYLGIENPSRACLEDYHKKLDVDIMTESINNIQLHDIEVFGLFMYGGDKYYPGTGEKIARFAIENNIAGLLLQAVYPIPSTEFFSNNKNKNRIFTYDWSYYRGLVVFFSKYIKPSVLQREMIETSVLFYSVKRLFSTFGKYKLPYMFPGEWWWHVKERKDMENWAVKLEEIEAPYYDKEGILIEENLRNMKPFIPDILKPYSHLYLNKKEEMKRETVSVY, from the coding sequence TTGATTTCTTTGATTGAACCAAAAGCAAAGTTTCATATTGGACAGGTTAGTAAAAAAATACCAATCCAGGGACCGCAGATTATATCGACTATTTTGAAAGCAAAAGGGTTTAAAACTGAAATACATTCTGAACATCAAAGGCCTCTGCCACTCAATAAAATAATAAACCACTCCAGCATAATTTTCATTTCAATTAATATTTACAATTCTATTCGCGGGTATGAAATAGCCAGGCGTATAAAAGAAGTAAAAAATATTCCCATAGTCTTTGGTGGATTGCATGCAATATTATTTCCTGATGAAGCGATCAATTTTGGAGATTACGTGATAAAAGGTGAGGCTGAGGAAACTATTGTCCCGATTTTAGAAAACATAAAATACAGGACTCCTGAAAAATCATTAGGACTGGTGTATAAAAAGAATGGAAAGGTATTTCATACCCCGGATGCGGCTCCTCCCAACAATATAAATGTTTTACCCGATTATGCCGCGGTACAGGGATATAAAAAAACAATTAATAATCGATTTGATCATTTCGCATTATTGTCTGCTTCACGTGGTTGCCCGTATACATGCCAGTATTGTGGTATTATTAAAGGTTTTGGGAATAAAGTTCGATATAAGGACGCTGATTTTGTAGTGAAAGAATTAAAAGCGGTGTTAGATTTTCATAGGAAGTGGTGGCTTAGGAAGCCTTTTATCAATGTAGTATGGTTTACGGATGACTATTTTTTTGCGGACAGACAAAAAGCCGGTGAAATTTTAACTGCCATTATTAAATCGGGTATAAGGACGAATATTGTAATGCAATCACGCGTTGAAATCGGAAAAGATTTGGAAATGCTCAAGCTTTTTAAAGAAGCCGGGGGATACAGACTGTATTTAGGTATTGAAAATCCGTCCAGGGCATGTCTGGAGGACTATCATAAAAAACTTGATGTGGATATAATGACAGAAAGTATAAACAATATTCAATTACATGATATTGAGGTCTTTGGTTTATTTATGTATGGAGGAGACAAATATTATCCTGGAACAGGGGAAAAAATTGCTCGTTTTGCCATTGAAAATAATATTGCAGGTCTTCTCCTGCAAGCGGTATATCCCATACCCTCTACGGAATTTTTTTCTAATAATAAAAATAAAAACCGTATTTTTACCTACGATTGGAGCTATTATAGGGGATTGGTAGTTTTTTTTTCAAAATATATCAAGCCAAGCGTTTTGCAGAGAGAGATGATAGAAACAAGTGTTCTTTTCTATTCTGTAAAGCGTTTATTTTCAACCTTTGGCAAATACAAATTACCCTATATGTTTCCCGGGGAATGGTGGTGGCACGTTAAAGAAAGGAAAGACATGGAAAACTGGGCCGTGAAATTGGAAGAAATTGAAGCTCCGTATTATGACAAAGAGGGGATTTTAATTGAAGAAAATTTAAGGAATATGAAACCTTTTATACCAGATATACTGAAACCTTATTCGCATTTATACTTGAATAAAAAGGAAGAGATGAAACGGGAAACTGTATCTGTTTATTAA
- a CDS encoding outer membrane protein transport protein has protein sequence MNKSSLRNVIATCIVLFFVFYATKNVLSSGFAIFTHGASALGQANSVIAHTDNPNTIFFNPALMNELEETQIELGTTILFLSREFESDATGRSFDTGNDIFYPSTFFITHAFNNKVSAGVGFFNSFGLETKWEDDWEGRYITTDTELQTFTINPVVSYKILPNVAFAIGVDFLQLDATLESRMNFSGFGLPDAKREFEGDGYGVGYNAGVYYDVNKHFSVGASYRSKIKVDIDGDTDFNLPRGTPSPLRTLFPSTDGKADITLPQQVYTGICYKGFESFTLEGGLRWEGWSSYDELRIDFDKSIAGSKASVTDKDWKGTYTLNIGTKYRLNDSVSLLAGYMYGGNPVPDNTFDPIVADSNIHIFTFGSSIKYQRLKFDITYAYQKLEGRNKNNAIDDDVSDGFLNAATSANGEYDSDLHMIGFSLTYKF, from the coding sequence ATGAATAAAAGTAGCTTGAGGAATGTGATAGCAACATGCATAGTGTTATTTTTTGTTTTTTATGCCACTAAAAATGTTTTGAGTTCTGGCTTTGCTATTTTTACCCATGGCGCATCGGCTTTAGGTCAGGCGAATTCTGTCATTGCACACACAGACAATCCAAACACAATTTTTTTTAATCCTGCATTGATGAACGAACTGGAAGAGACTCAAATCGAATTGGGAACGACCATTCTTTTTCTTTCACGGGAATTTGAGAGTGATGCAACGGGAAGATCATTTGATACAGGAAACGATATTTTTTATCCTTCCACGTTTTTTATCACACATGCATTTAACAATAAAGTAAGCGCCGGAGTAGGATTTTTTAATTCATTTGGTCTGGAAACCAAATGGGAAGATGATTGGGAAGGTAGATACATTACTACAGACACAGAATTGCAAACCTTCACCATTAATCCTGTTGTTTCATACAAAATATTGCCAAACGTTGCATTTGCTATTGGGGTGGATTTTCTCCAACTTGATGCAACATTAGAATCAAGAATGAATTTTTCCGGTTTTGGCCTTCCCGATGCGAAACGAGAATTTGAAGGTGATGGATATGGTGTCGGATACAATGCCGGGGTTTATTATGATGTCAATAAGCATTTTTCTGTAGGCGCCTCATACCGCAGTAAAATAAAGGTTGATATTGATGGAGACACAGATTTTAACCTTCCCAGGGGTACGCCGTCACCGCTTCGTACCTTATTCCCGAGCACTGATGGTAAAGCGGATATTACCCTTCCTCAGCAGGTATATACAGGTATCTGTTATAAAGGTTTTGAGTCTTTCACTCTTGAGGGTGGGCTCAGATGGGAGGGCTGGTCTTCTTATGACGAATTAAGGATAGATTTTGATAAATCAATCGCCGGGAGCAAAGCATCTGTTACTGACAAAGACTGGAAAGGCACCTATACGCTAAATATTGGGACCAAATACCGTTTAAATGATTCGGTGTCACTGCTGGCTGGCTATATGTATGGAGGAAATCCGGTGCCGGATAATACCTTTGACCCTATAGTTGCCGACTCAAATATCCATATCTTTACCTTTGGCTCTTCTATAAAATACCAACGATTAAAATTTGACATAACGTATGCCTACCAGAAACTGGAAGGAAGAAACAAAAATAACGCCATTGATGATGATGTCTCTGACGGATTTTTGAATGCTGCCACCAGCGCCAACGGGGAGTACGATTCGGATCTTCATATGATAGGCTTTAGCCTGACATACAAATTTTGA